AAAGTCAGAGATATTAATGCAGTACCGAATTGCATATCAAACGTATGCAGATGTAAACTGGTGTCCGCAATTAGGTACAGTTCTGGCAAATGATGAAGTAAAAGAAGGACTTTCTGTCAGAGGAGGCTTTCCGGTAGAGAAAAAATCAATGCGGCAATGGTTTTTGAGGATAACCGCCTATGCTGAGCGTTTAATTGCAGATATGGAAATGCTTGATTGGAGCGATTCTTTAAAAGAAATGCAGAAAAACTGGATAGGCAAATCTCAGGGTGCAACTGTTTATTTTGAAATTGAGGGATTTACAGAAAAAATAGAAATTTTCACTACCCGTCCCGATACAATCTTTGGAGCGACCTTCATGGTATTGGCACCTGAACATCCACTGGTTCAAAAGATTATGTCAAAAGATGCAGCACCGGAAATTAAAAAATATATAAAAGAGGTAAAAAATAAGTCTGAGCGGGAAAGGATGTCAGAAGTAAAGAAAGTAAGCGGAGTGTTTACCGGCGCTTATGCCAAACATCCTTTTAGTGGTGAAAAAATACCGGTCTGGATAGCGGATTATGTACTTATGGGTTACGGCTCCGGAGCTATTATGGCAGTCCCTTCCGATGATCAGAGAGACCGATTATTTGCTGAAAAGTTTAACATTCCTATTATAGAAGTAGTTGATCAATCTGAGTATAAATCTGCAGAGATAGGGGACAAGGTGGGCAGAATGAAAAATTCTGATTTTTTAAATGGATTGGAAGTTGTGGAAGCTATAGAGAAAATAATCTCAAAAATCGAATCTGAGAATATTGGCAATCGTACTACCAATTATAGACTGAGAGATGCCGGTTTTAGTCGTCAAAGATACTGGGGGGAACCTTTTCCTGTTTTTTACAAAAATGGAATACCACAGTTGTTGAAAGAAAGTGATTTACCCTTAGAACTTCCGGAGGTAAAATCATACAAACCAAGCGGTTCAGGGCAATCTCCTTTAGCCGCACTGAATTCATGGGTGGAGATTGATGAAAAAACAATCAGGGAAACAGATACCATGCCGGGCTTTGCCGGCTCCAGCTGGTATTTTTTAAGATATATGGACCCTCATAATAACGAGGAGTTTGCTAACAAAAAAAAGGTCGATTATTGGCAGGATGTTGATTTGTATATCGGAGGTGCTGAACATGCCGTTGGGCATTTGATGTATGCCCGTTTTTGGAATAAATTCCTATATGATATTGAAAAAGTTTCTGTTAAAGAGCCCTTTAAAAAATTGATTAATCAGGGAATGATTCAGGGTAGATCAAATCTCATTTTTAAAAGAAAAAAGGCTAATGTTTTTATTTCTGCCGATGTATTGGAGGATTATCTGAAAGAAAATAATTTAACTGAAGAAGATGTAATTTCTTTTAATATTGATATTAATTTGACTGAAAATGATTTTCTGAATATAAAGGCTTTCGAAAAAAACAGACCGGAATATGAAGGGAGTAAATTTATTAAGAACAGCGATAACCTTTTTAAGTGTACTGTTTTAATTGAGAAAATGTCCAAGTCTCTGTATAATGTTGTTAATCCGGATGATATTATTGAAGAGTATGGGGCAGATGTATTCAGGATGTATGAGATGTTTTTAGGGCCTATAGAAATGCATAAACCCTGGAACACAAATGGAATTGATGGTGTGGCTAAGTTTATGAAACGCTTTTATAAGTTGTTTTATAATGATGAAGGGAAGTTTGTTGTAACAGATGAAAAAGCGGATGAGCAGGAGCTAAAGATTTTACACAAAACCATAAAAAAAGTCAGGCTGGATATAGAAAATTTCTCATTTAATACAGCAGTTAGCGCATTTATGGTTTTAACAAATGAGCTAACCAAAATGAATTGTCATAAAAGAGAGATACTGGAAAACTTTGTTTTAACTTTAGCTCCCTTTGCCCCACATATCTGTGAGGAGTTATGGAGTGAATTAGGAAACAAAACAACTGTAATTCATGAAAAAATACCTCAGCATGATGAAAAATATCTGAAAGAAGATGCTTTTGAATATCCGGTGTCTATCAATGGGAAAATGCGTTTAAAATTAACATTTGAAATAGGTGTTAAAAAAGAAGTTGTCGAAAAGGAAGTAATGGCTCATGAGATTGTTAAAAAGTGGGTGGGAGAGAAAAATCCTAAAAAAATCATTTTTGTACCGGGTAAAATTATAAATATAGTTGTCTAAGTATTAAAACAATGGTTGATTATAGATGTTACTTAAGTGAACTTAAAATCTGAGCAGATTTTTGATAGAAAATATAAGTATATTTAACACACACAAAAAAGGTCAACTAAATGATAAAGATTATTGAATGTCCGAGAGATGCAATGCAAGGCATAAAGCAATATATTCCGGTTGCGGACAAAGTGCGTTATTTACAGTCACTTATTGAGGTCGGATTTGATACCCTTGATTGCGGAAGTTTTGTCAATCCAAAAGCAGTTCCTCAAATGGCTGATACAGCAAAGGTGCTGGATTCTTTAGATTTAGATAAAAGTGAAACGGAGATTTCTGTTATAGTTGCTAATGTGCGCGGCTCTCAGGAAGCTGTGAAGTTTTCAATGGTGGATATACTAGGGTTTCCTTTTTCTGTGTCAGAAACTTTTCAGTATCGAAATACAAATGCAAGTATAGAGGAAGCTTTTTTACGAATAGAAGCAATTCAAAGGCTTTGTGTAATTCACAATAAGAAAATGCTGATTTATATTTCCATGGGCTTTGGAAATCCTTACGGAGACCCATGGGAACCTGAAGTTGTGGGTGATTGGGTAAGGAAATTAAAGGAGTTAGGGATTAAAGATTTTTCTATTGCAGATACGGTAGGTCTGGCAGATAAAGAATCTATAAAATATATATTCAGTTATCTTACAAAAGAATTTGAAGATTTAAATTTTAGCGCACATTTTCATACATCACCGGATAACTGGAGAGAGAAAATTGAAGCAGCTCACCAGAGTGGCTGCCAAATATTTGAAGGAGCAATTAAAGGTTTTGGAGGTTGCCCTATGGCAAAAGATGAGTTAGTAGGTAATATGCCTACGGAGAATATTATTGAATATTTTCATGAAAAAGATATACCTTTAAATTTGTCCAGGCAAGCATTAGAGAAAGCAATATCGCTAAGTCTGGATATTTTTCCTGTTCAGGTAAACTAATTTTTAAGCTTCAAGGATTAAAAAAAAGGAATTTATGCACATTATTAGTCATGGTGCTGCTCAAACTGTAACAGGTAGTTGCCATATTTTAGAAGCAGGCGGATTAAAAATTCTTCTTGATTGTGGGTTTTTTCAGGGCAAAGGGGTAGAAATGTCAGTTAAAAACAGAAATTTCCCTTTTGACCCCAAAGAAATTGATTTTGTATTACTTTCACATGCTCATATTGACCATTCAGGTAATTTGCCTCAACTAGTAAAAAAAGGATTTAAAGGTAAAATCTTCTGTACACATGCCACCTATGAATTGGCAGAGCTACTTTTACTTGATAGTGCTGCTATACAAATGGCCGATACAGATTACATAAATCAGAAAAGAGCAAAAGAGGGCAGGCCTTTTATTGAGCCTCTGTATAATGATACTGATGTTTATGAATGTTTACAATATTTTGAAGTTACAGAGTATGCCAGAGATATAGTTTTAAATAAGGCTGTTCAATTTTCATTTACCAATACCGGTCATATTATTGGCAGTGCTGCCATTCATGTATCAGTATATAATGAAAAGGGTAAAAAGAAAGTTTTTACGTATACCGGTGATATTGGGCGATACAAAAACCGGATTTTAGACTTTCCGGAGGATATTCCCCAATCAGATTTTATTATGTTAGAAGGCACTTACGGTGACAGAGAGCATGATGAAATTGATACAGTAGAGAAAAAATTGTTAAAATATGTTGAAGAAACCTGTCTGATTAAAAAAGGAAAGTTGATTATTCCGGCATTTAGTGTAGGCAGAACTCAGGAAATTATTTATGTTTTAAACAACTTATCAGAGACCGGTAAGCTACCCCCAATTGATGTTTTCGTAGATAGTCCAATGGCGGTAAATGCTACTGAAATTATGAGAAGACATGCATATTTATTTAATCCTGAAATTCGCAAAATAATGGAGTCTGAAGACCCTGACCCATTTGGTTTTAACCGGCTTCATTATATCAAAGATGTGAAAGATTCTATTGCTTTAAACAAAAGAACTGCTCCCTGTATTATAATTTCATCTTCAGGGATGATGGAAGGTGGTAGGGTTAAGCACCACCTTAAACACAACATTGAAAATGAAAACAATTCAATCCTGATTACCGGCTATTGCGAGCCAAGTACTTTAGGTGGACGCATACAAAGTGGGGATAAGCAAGTTAGTATTTACGGTAGAACTTATGATGTCAATGCCAATGTTTTAACACTGAATGCATTAAGCGCCCATGCTGATGTAAATGAGTTGATGGAGTATGTAACAGTTGGGGATTTAGTAAAGGTAAAGAAGTTGCTTTTAGTACATGGTTTACCCCAAAGTCTCCTTAGTTTAAAAGGGCGTTGTGAAAGAACAGGTTTTAAAGATGTAATCGTCTCAGAACCACATAAAGCCTATGAATTGGCATAAAAAAAGGTGCTTATAACTTTATAAACACCTTTTTTTTAATTTTGAAAACTAAACTTATCTGTTGATAACGAAATTAGAATTACTCAAAATTTGACCTTCAGCATCTCTTACAATCAGGAAGTAAGAACCGGCTATCAGTTTATTTACTTCAATGATATGAATTGAGTTTGTTACTTTATTTTCAATCAAAACTCTACCTTGTAAGTCAACAACCTGTGTTACCAAATCATTTGTTTCTATAAACTCAGTAAACTCAATATTCAGTTTATTATCTGCAGGATTTGGGTAAAGATTAACCAATACCTTTTCAGTAGACAAATTTACTACGCTGTTAAATGGAGATACAACAACTTCTACAGTATTAGAAGAGCAAAATACCGGTGTTCCGTCATCACATACAGTATATTCAAAACTGTCGGTTCCGGTAAATCCGGCATTCGGAGTATAAGTAACTGTTCCGTCACCATTATCGGTAACCGTACCATTAGCAGGGTCTGAAAGATTGTCAACTACAACATTATCTCCGTCACAATCAAATGTATTAGCTAATATATCAATTATAACAGATTGATCTTGAACTACCGTTGCATTTATAGCATTTGCTTCGGGAGCAGTATTTGTGTTAGTACCTGAAACTGAAACATTATCAATATTCAGTACACTGCCGGGAGTTCCGTCAGCACCATTAGAAGATGCAAATGCAATTAATAAGGTATCAGGCATATCACAACTTGTATAAACAAAATCAATAGAAAATTCAGTAAAGGTATTTTGTAAATTACTTGGTTGATAAACCGCTGAACCTATAATTTCACCGTCTTTCTTAGCAAAAGCTAAAATAGCAGCAGTGTCTACACCTGCCGGGACATATCTGTAAAAACCGGAAAAAGTAGCATAACGCTGATTTATTGGAGTTCCACCGGTAATTAATTCGTCCAATTCAAAGTTTCCGGAAATTAAAGCAGCTTGATCTACTACAATCTCACCGTTAGTTACTGCACCGGGAACATCAAAAGATATAAAACCGGCATTAATATTACCTGTTTCCATTCTAACTGAGTAGCTTCCGGTGTGAACATTAACATCATCTTTAGTTACGAAAGTTTCACTAATTGGAATAGGTTCAGTGATGTTAGTAATTGGGTTAGTCGTATTCCAGCCATCCGGCTCTTCATAATCACCGTAATCTGTCCAGTTTTCAAATGTTGGGTTTAAAATTTGGGCAGTAATAATAAGAGTGCTTGCTAAAAAGCAAATCAGGGTTAGATAAACATTTTTCATAGTGTTAATTGTTTTATTTTTTAACAAAAATAACAAAATACTTCACTTTACAAGCCTTTTTAGTGGTTTTGTGAGCTAACAAAGCTGTTTGATACTTTTTTAATCTATTTTCTTTGTCTTGATATTGAGGCTTTTAAAAGTTTTATATTTTTTAATAAAGTAGGAGTAAATGATTGATTTGTCATATAAGCCGTTATTATTGAAGTCATTATGCTTCTTGAGCAGCTTTCTTTTTTTTAACCAGTAATTCCATTCTTTATAAACACTGATATGAGCTTTTAAAATTGCTCCTATATCGCTGAATTTACCTTCCGAGAGACTTTTTAAGGCTGCGATGCCATCCAGGATTAAACGTAAAAATATCGTTCGCTTAAACTTTTGGTCAGGCAGGTTTTTAATGAGCATTCTCAAGCTATTTCTGAAATTCAGGAAAGTCTTCCTGGGGTTTCCCTGAGGCAAACTTCCGCCTCCAACATGATAAACTTTTGATTCAGTTATACAAATAATTCTTTTGCCTTTGTTTTTTAGTCGCCAGCATAAATCTATTTCTTCCATATGTGCAAAGAAGTCTTTATCTAATCCGCCGGCTTCATGAAAATCATCTGCACGCACAAACATACAAGCACCGGTAGCCCAAAAGATTTCAATACTTTCATCATATTGATTCTCATTTTTTTCTAAGGAATCAAAAATTCTGCCCCGACAAAAGGGATAACCCAATTTATCAATAAATCCACCTGCCGCACCTGCGTATTCAAAATAATCTCTATTTTTCTCATCTAAAATTAGTGGTTGGGCTGCAGATATATTTTTATCTTTTTCCATTCCGGCAATTACCGGCTCTATCCAGTCAGGTTCAACTTCAACATCCTGATTCAGCAATACGTAGTAATCTGCTTTTATTTTTTTCAAACCCTCATTATACCCGCCTGCAAACCCCAGATTTTCTTCTAAAATTATAGATTTTACCTCCGGAAAATTGCTTTTCAAAAAGTCTTCGGTTCCATCATTTGAAGCATTGTCTATAACCCAGTATTCTGCATTTGGGTAAGTTGTCTTAAGCAAAGGTGGCAGAAAACGCTTTAAAAAGTGCTGACCTTTCCAGCTTAGAATTACAACTGCAACAAGTGGTAAGTTTTTTTCCAAAATCAGAAAGTTTATTCAGGGATGGAAATTTCAACTAAAAAGCGTTCATCCAAAACATGTAAAACTTTGGCCGCTGACTCAGAAATTTTTATGATTAAGTTTCGGTTTTGGTCTGTAGCCGGCATCCTTCCAATAACTCTAACGTAGGTTTCTAAATTATTCATTAGATTTCTGACCTTTATTATGCTGCCAATAGGTGCTTCATTTGTTAAAACTAAAAAGTGTTCCTCGCGACCGGTATCTTCTATCCAGGAAGCAATTCCTCTTTTTTCAAGCATTCTGTTTGTTTCACTGATTTTTGATTGAAACGTATTACGGTATTCATTGATCACCGGATTGTCTCTTGGATCCGGCCTTACAGGCTCAGATATATCTAATTCTGAATCCTCCGTTTCTGTAAATGCAAGACTTTCTTCAGTTTGTTCCTCTATTTCTGGCATTTCTGTACGGCCACCTTCAGTCATGCCGACTTTTAACAATTGTCCTGCCTGCAAATTGTCTGATTGTAATTGATTCCATTGCCTGATTTTCTTCGGATTTCTAAATCCATATTCACGTGCTATCGAAAATAAAGTTTCTCCGCCTTTTACCTGATGGTATGCCCATCCGTCTTCCCGCTGAAAATCATCTACAATTTTTTCTTCCCGGGAAGGCACAATTTCTATGTCTTCAACATCTGTGTATATAATAAGTATCTGACCAACGCTTAAAGCATCGTCTTCAAGTTGGTTCCACTCCCTTATTGGGGCAGGGCTTGGAAGACCATATTGTCTGGCAATTGAAAAGAGACCTTCACCCTGAGATACTTCATGTCGAATAAAATTTTCTGTAGGTTCAGCCGGTCGGGATTCACTGACCGTTGCGGGTATATTCAATGGTATAACTAATACCTGCCCTAATTGTAATGGCTTATCCTTAAGTATAGGATTTTTTTCCCGAATTAGACTTTCTGAGGAATTATATTTTCTGCTGAGCGAGAAAAAAGTCTCTCCAACATCAACTTTATGCAACCTAAATTGTCTTTTACCATCAGTAAGTAAAGGATTTTCCTTGGCTAAGTCTTCAAATTTTGCTATTTCTACCGGAACTTTTATTAAATCTCCTATTTTTACATCAGTAGCAACATTTTGAATTTCATTGAGAGAAAGTATTTCCTGAGCCGGAACATTATACTTTCTGGCTATTGAATATACAGTTTCCCCGGATTGTATATCATGTAAAATCATTAAGGGGGTATCTGCTTTTACAGTTGTAAAAATCAGTAAAAAGAAAAAACTTAAAAGGGTATAAGTAAATCTTCTAAAAAAATAAAAAAAATTAGCTTTCATAAAATCTTTAAAACTTAAATTATGTTTAATTAAAAAACTACCAATTCATTGTTTTAATTTTACAGAATTGAATAAATCCTAAAAATAATATCTGAATCAACAATTTGGAACAAATACAAAAGTAATGGTAAAGAATAACATCTCCTTTTATACGATAAAAAAAATATGCACAATTAGCTTTTTGTTGTGTAGTCTTTTTTTACTTCTGAGTCTTAATCAGTCTGAGGCAACAGAACCCCGACCATTGGATGAGAAAATAGTTTATTTCTTTGAATTAAATGAGGATATAATGCCCGCTGCTGAAAGAAGAGTCACCAGAGCACTGGCAGAAGCAGAAGAAAAGAACGCTGATATCGTTTTAATGCGGGTAAATACCTACGGTGGAATGGTAAATGTTGCAGACTCCATCAGAACGATGATGCTGAATGCAAGACCGACAACGGTTGCCTGGATAAAAAATAATGCTGCTTCAGCCGGAGCATTGATTTCAATTGCCTGTGATAGTATATACATGAGTAGAGGCTCTAATATTGGCGCAGCTACAGTTGTGAATCAAACCGGTGAGCAAATGCCTGACAAATATCAGTCTTATATGCGTAGTATGATGCGTTCGACAGCTATGGCAAAAAATAGAGATCCTCTAATTGCGGAGGCTATGGTTGATGAAACCGTTGAGATTGAGGGAATCATTGATGCCGGCAAAATTCTAACTTTTACCGGTGAAGAGGCTTTAGCAGCCGGATTTATTGAAGGAAAGGCTGAAAGCATTGAAGAGGTGCTTAGTAATATGGGGATAGAGAATTATACACTACACCGTTATGAAACTTCATTTACTGAAAGCATTATAAATTTTTTATTGAATCCCCTGGTAAACAGCATTTTGCTTTTAGTAATCATAGGTGGTTTATATTTTGAATTACAAACACCCGGAGTTGGGTTCCCTATTATCGCTTCTGTTGTAGCAGCTACATTATATTTTGGCCCTTTGTATATAGAAGGTATGGCAGCCAACTGGGAAATACTTCTGTTTATTGTAGGTATTTTGCTCATAGCACTCGAGATTTTTGTTATTCCCGGCTTTGGAGTAGCCGGAGTCTCCGGAATAATTGTAACAGTCACTGCACTCACCCTTGCGCTTATTCAAAACGACGGACTGGATTTTTCTTTCCCCGGAATGGAAAATGTAGCTTTTGCTTTTTTTAGGGTATCCATTACCTTGCTGGTGTCTATAGGTATAATAATTTTTATGGGTGGGAATATTGCCAATCTCAGATTTTTTCAAAAGATGATACTGGCAGATGTTCAGGATAAAAATGAAGGCTATACAAGCGCAGATTTTTCTTTAAGAGATCTTGTTGGTAGCCAAGGATTAGCCGTATCGGACTTCAGACCTTCGGGGAAAATCGAAATTGGTGATGAGCAGTATTTTGCTGTTTCAGATGCCGAATGGATAAAAAAAGGAGAAAGGATTCAGGTTGTTTCTCTTAAAGGTTCTAATCTTGTTGTTAAGAAGGTGAAATGATTGAAGTCAATAATCCGCCATTTTTTTAGCGTATTTATTTTTATATATGGCCAATAGAAAAATAGCAATAATTCCTGCAAGATACGGGTCAACTCGTTTTCCGGGGAAGCCTCTGGCATTGATTTCAAACAAAAGTATGATTCAGAGAGTTTATGAGAATTGTATCAGTTGCGGGATATTTGATGATGTGATTATAGCAACAGATGATGAACGCATATTAAATCATGCGGCTACTTTTGGTGCTAATGCGGTAAAAACCGACAAATATCATCCAAACGGAACTTTGAGGTGTATAGAAGTAGTTGAAAAAATCAATCTAAAGGAAGCCTGGATGTTTAATATACAGGGGGATGAACCGTTTTTACATCATGAAAATTTAAATGAACTTAGCCGATTTTGCAGTAAAGTGGAAAATGCAGTGGTAACTATGTATGATGAAATAGAAACTTTAAATAGTTATCAAAATCCTAATGTTGTAAAATTAGTACAGAACAAAAACCAAAAAGTAAATTATTTCAGCAGAGCGCCAATTCCATTTGATATTAACAATGTAATTAATTTCCCTTCTCCTTATGTAAAGAGACATATAGGTATTTATGCTTTTTCAGTGAGTATTTTACAAAAAATAAAAAACCTTGAAATTTCAGCTTTGGCTCAGATTGAAAATTTAGAGCAATTGACCTGGCTTAATGAAGGAATAGATATTTATGCCGTTGAAGCAAAGCATCCGAATGGTCCGTCTGTTGATTCTCCGGATGACATTCAAAAAGCAGAGATTTTTTTAGCCGACCATTAAATTGCAACCCCTTACATCAGCATTGTTTATTCTGCCGTAAACATAAAAACCACCATCATTATCTAATTCTCCTATGTCATCAGTTGCAAGAAAACAGCAACTATGTATGTTTGCCAAATCAATAATATTTAGAGCGCCTCTTGCATTTTTTGATTGTATATCGAAAGGGTCATAAACATCTCGTACCAAAACTTTAACCCAGTCCGGGAAGTAGTATTTCTCATCTTTAAGGGAATAAGCCTGTGAAAGCAGTTCCGTCATGCCGTATTCAGAATGTATTTGATTTGTTTGAAAAGCATTTTTCAAAATATCATGCAAAGCTGTTTTCCAAAGTTCTTTTCTCCTGCCTTTCATGCCCCCGGTTTCCATAATAACTGTATGCTTTAAATGAATGGGGTATTTTTCTGCAAAATCAAGAAGTGCAAAACTAACGCCTATTAATATTGTTTTTTCTTTCCTTTCTTCTAAGGTTTGTAAATGGGTTGAGAGC
The nucleotide sequence above comes from Chitinophagaceae bacterium. Encoded proteins:
- a CDS encoding leucine--tRNA ligase; the protein is MEYNPGKIEKKWQKFWEENRTYKINDKDTHKPKFYILDMFPYPSGAGLHVGHPLGYIASDIFSRYKRMCGFNVLHPMGFDAFGLPAEQYAVETGQHPAKTTDVNIKRYKEQLKSIGFDYDWSREIRTSDPKYYKWTQWIFIQLFNHYYDVEKQKAVSIDKLIAHFDQNGSKNHTAFTDKKATIFSAAEWKSFGEKEKSEILMQYRIAYQTYADVNWCPQLGTVLANDEVKEGLSVRGGFPVEKKSMRQWFLRITAYAERLIADMEMLDWSDSLKEMQKNWIGKSQGATVYFEIEGFTEKIEIFTTRPDTIFGATFMVLAPEHPLVQKIMSKDAAPEIKKYIKEVKNKSERERMSEVKKVSGVFTGAYAKHPFSGEKIPVWIADYVLMGYGSGAIMAVPSDDQRDRLFAEKFNIPIIEVVDQSEYKSAEIGDKVGRMKNSDFLNGLEVVEAIEKIISKIESENIGNRTTNYRLRDAGFSRQRYWGEPFPVFYKNGIPQLLKESDLPLELPEVKSYKPSGSGQSPLAALNSWVEIDEKTIRETDTMPGFAGSSWYFLRYMDPHNNEEFANKKKVDYWQDVDLYIGGAEHAVGHLMYARFWNKFLYDIEKVSVKEPFKKLINQGMIQGRSNLIFKRKKANVFISADVLEDYLKENNLTEEDVISFNIDINLTENDFLNIKAFEKNRPEYEGSKFIKNSDNLFKCTVLIEKMSKSLYNVVNPDDIIEEYGADVFRMYEMFLGPIEMHKPWNTNGIDGVAKFMKRFYKLFYNDEGKFVVTDEKADEQELKILHKTIKKVRLDIENFSFNTAVSAFMVLTNELTKMNCHKREILENFVLTLAPFAPHICEELWSELGNKTTVIHEKIPQHDEKYLKEDAFEYPVSINGKMRLKLTFEIGVKKEVVEKEVMAHEIVKKWVGEKNPKKIIFVPGKIINIVV
- a CDS encoding LysM peptidoglycan-binding domain-containing protein → MKANFFYFFRRFTYTLLSFFFLLIFTTVKADTPLMILHDIQSGETVYSIARKYNVPAQEILSLNEIQNVATDVKIGDLIKVPVEIAKFEDLAKENPLLTDGKRQFRLHKVDVGETFFSLSRKYNSSESLIREKNPILKDKPLQLGQVLVIPLNIPATVSESRPAEPTENFIRHEVSQGEGLFSIARQYGLPSPAPIREWNQLEDDALSVGQILIIYTDVEDIEIVPSREEKIVDDFQREDGWAYHQVKGGETLFSIAREYGFRNPKKIRQWNQLQSDNLQAGQLLKVGMTEGGRTEMPEIEEQTEESLAFTETEDSELDISEPVRPDPRDNPVINEYRNTFQSKISETNRMLEKRGIASWIEDTGREEHFLVLTNEAPIGSIIKVRNLMNNLETYVRVIGRMPATDQNRNLIIKISESAAKVLHVLDERFLVEISIPE
- a CDS encoding acyl transferase, encoding MTFNYHSIFGLNPDTFNQFALRVFYYQAENNPIYKKYIQLLGVAPQQIKSIEKIPFLPIKLFKTEEIKTGSFESEKVFESSTTGGGQSSKHHIYSLEWYRDVFLKCFEKYYGNIKDYTFLALLPSYLERNNASLVYMVDGFMKSSGKPLSGFYIDDYEKLSTHLQTLEERKEKTILIGVSFALLDFAEKYPIHLKHTVIMETGGMKGRRKELWKTALHDILKNAFQTNQIHSEYGMTELLSQAYSLKDEKYYFPDWVKVLVRDVYDPFDIQSKNARGALNIIDLANIHSCCFLATDDIGELDNDGGFYVYGRINNADVRGCNLMVG
- a CDS encoding T9SS C-terminal target domain-containing protein — its product is MKNVYLTLICFLASTLIITAQILNPTFENWTDYGDYEEPDGWNTTNPITNITEPIPISETFVTKDDVNVHTGSYSVRMETGNINAGFISFDVPGAVTNGEIVVDQAALISGNFELDELITGGTPINQRYATFSGFYRYVPAGVDTAAILAFAKKDGEIIGSAVYQPSNLQNTFTEFSIDFVYTSCDMPDTLLIAFASSNGADGTPGSVLNIDNVSVSGTNTNTAPEANAINATVVQDQSVIIDILANTFDCDGDNVVVDNLSDPANGTVTDNGDGTVTYTPNAGFTGTDSFEYTVCDDGTPVFCSSNTVEVVVSPFNSVVNLSTEKVLVNLYPNPADNKLNIEFTEFIETNDLVTQVVDLQGRVLIENKVTNSIHIIEVNKLIAGSYFLIVRDAEGQILSNSNFVINR
- the kdsB gene encoding 3-deoxy-manno-octulosonate cytidylyltransferase encodes the protein MANRKIAIIPARYGSTRFPGKPLALISNKSMIQRVYENCISCGIFDDVIIATDDERILNHAATFGANAVKTDKYHPNGTLRCIEVVEKINLKEAWMFNIQGDEPFLHHENLNELSRFCSKVENAVVTMYDEIETLNSYQNPNVVKLVQNKNQKVNYFSRAPIPFDINNVINFPSPYVKRHIGIYAFSVSILQKIKNLEISALAQIENLEQLTWLNEGIDIYAVEAKHPNGPSVDSPDDIQKAEIFLADH
- a CDS encoding glycosyltransferase family 2 protein, translating into MEKNLPLVAVVILSWKGQHFLKRFLPPLLKTTYPNAEYWVIDNASNDGTEDFLKSNFPEVKSIILEENLGFAGGYNEGLKKIKADYYVLLNQDVEVEPDWIEPVIAGMEKDKNISAAQPLILDEKNRDYFEYAGAAGGFIDKLGYPFCRGRIFDSLEKNENQYDESIEIFWATGACMFVRADDFHEAGGLDKDFFAHMEEIDLCWRLKNKGKRIICITESKVYHVGGGSLPQGNPRKTFLNFRNSLRMLIKNLPDQKFKRTIFLRLILDGIAALKSLSEGKFSDIGAILKAHISVYKEWNYWLKKRKLLKKHNDFNNNGLYDKSIIYSYFIKKYKTFKSLNIKTKKID
- a CDS encoding nodulation protein NfeD; translation: MVKNNISFYTIKKICTISFLLCSLFLLLSLNQSEATEPRPLDEKIVYFFELNEDIMPAAERRVTRALAEAEEKNADIVLMRVNTYGGMVNVADSIRTMMLNARPTTVAWIKNNAASAGALISIACDSIYMSRGSNIGAATVVNQTGEQMPDKYQSYMRSMMRSTAMAKNRDPLIAEAMVDETVEIEGIIDAGKILTFTGEEALAAGFIEGKAESIEEVLSNMGIENYTLHRYETSFTESIINFLLNPLVNSILLLVIIGGLYFELQTPGVGFPIIASVVAATLYFGPLYIEGMAANWEILLFIVGILLIALEIFVIPGFGVAGVSGIIVTVTALTLALIQNDGLDFSFPGMENVAFAFFRVSITLLVSIGIIIFMGGNIANLRFFQKMILADVQDKNEGYTSADFSLRDLVGSQGLAVSDFRPSGKIEIGDEQYFAVSDAEWIKKGERIQVVSLKGSNLVVKKVK
- a CDS encoding MBL fold metallo-hydrolase, whose protein sequence is MHIISHGAAQTVTGSCHILEAGGLKILLDCGFFQGKGVEMSVKNRNFPFDPKEIDFVLLSHAHIDHSGNLPQLVKKGFKGKIFCTHATYELAELLLLDSAAIQMADTDYINQKRAKEGRPFIEPLYNDTDVYECLQYFEVTEYARDIVLNKAVQFSFTNTGHIIGSAAIHVSVYNEKGKKKVFTYTGDIGRYKNRILDFPEDIPQSDFIMLEGTYGDREHDEIDTVEKKLLKYVEETCLIKKGKLIIPAFSVGRTQEIIYVLNNLSETGKLPPIDVFVDSPMAVNATEIMRRHAYLFNPEIRKIMESEDPDPFGFNRLHYIKDVKDSIALNKRTAPCIIISSSGMMEGGRVKHHLKHNIENENNSILITGYCEPSTLGGRIQSGDKQVSIYGRTYDVNANVLTLNALSAHADVNELMEYVTVGDLVKVKKLLLVHGLPQSLLSLKGRCERTGFKDVIVSEPHKAYELA
- a CDS encoding hydroxymethylglutaryl-CoA lyase, which translates into the protein MIKIIECPRDAMQGIKQYIPVADKVRYLQSLIEVGFDTLDCGSFVNPKAVPQMADTAKVLDSLDLDKSETEISVIVANVRGSQEAVKFSMVDILGFPFSVSETFQYRNTNASIEEAFLRIEAIQRLCVIHNKKMLIYISMGFGNPYGDPWEPEVVGDWVRKLKELGIKDFSIADTVGLADKESIKYIFSYLTKEFEDLNFSAHFHTSPDNWREKIEAAHQSGCQIFEGAIKGFGGCPMAKDELVGNMPTENIIEYFHEKDIPLNLSRQALEKAISLSLDIFPVQVN